The Candidatus Phaeomarinobacter ectocarpi genome includes a region encoding these proteins:
- a CDS encoding pyridoxal phosphate-dependent aminotransferase: MTLSNRGQVDPFIVMDVMRAANQREADGHDVVHMEVGQPGTPAPQLALNAASRALHAHRLGYAEALGLPALRARIARHYEEAYGTTVSADQVIVTSGSSGGFQLAFLAAFDAGARIALAMPAYPAYRNIIKAMDLEMVPVRTGAGSGYQMTAEALDEAARTTRLDGVLIASPANPTGAMIEPGELAAIGKVARQHGLTLISDEIYHRLTYGTVPEATALASNPDAIVINSFSKYYSMTGWRIGWMIAPHEMVRPIERLAQNLFISVPTLSQIAAVEAFEATQELESNFAVYRANRDVLMKGLPTAGFTNLAPSDGAFYIYADVSDLTRDSEELCRRILEEADIAVTPGTDFDPEAGKTTLRFSFAGPTSHMIEAVKRLKAMKLS; the protein is encoded by the coding sequence ATGACGCTTTCAAATCGCGGTCAGGTCGACCCGTTCATTGTGATGGACGTAATGCGCGCTGCAAACCAGCGCGAGGCTGATGGCCATGATGTGGTCCATATGGAAGTTGGCCAGCCTGGAACGCCGGCGCCACAGCTGGCATTGAACGCGGCATCTCGGGCACTGCATGCTCACAGGTTGGGCTATGCCGAGGCGCTGGGCTTGCCGGCGTTGCGCGCGCGCATCGCGCGTCACTATGAAGAAGCCTACGGCACAACCGTTTCTGCTGATCAGGTTATCGTGACGTCTGGAAGCTCAGGTGGGTTCCAGCTGGCATTTCTTGCAGCCTTTGATGCCGGTGCCAGAATTGCTCTGGCAATGCCCGCTTATCCTGCCTATCGTAACATCATCAAGGCAATGGATCTGGAAATGGTGCCGGTCCGAACCGGCGCAGGCTCTGGCTACCAGATGACGGCAGAGGCTCTCGATGAGGCTGCACGTACAACACGGCTAGACGGCGTCTTGATAGCAAGCCCTGCAAATCCTACAGGGGCGATGATCGAGCCAGGCGAGCTTGCAGCCATAGGAAAAGTGGCGCGCCAGCATGGCCTCACGCTTATCAGTGATGAAATCTATCATCGCCTGACCTACGGGACCGTGCCGGAAGCAACAGCGCTTGCGTCCAACCCTGATGCCATCGTCATCAACAGCTTCTCAAAATACTATTCCATGACCGGGTGGCGCATCGGCTGGATGATTGCACCGCACGAAATGGTTCGACCGATTGAGAGGCTGGCTCAAAACCTCTTCATCTCGGTGCCAACTCTTAGCCAGATCGCGGCTGTCGAGGCGTTTGAGGCAACACAAGAATTGGAATCCAATTTTGCGGTCTACCGGGCCAACCGGGACGTCCTGATGAAGGGCTTGCCGACTGCGGGCTTCACAAATCTGGCACCATCAGATGGTGCGTTTTACATCTATGCTGATGTGAGCGATCTGACCCGGGACAGTGAAGAACTGTGTCGTCGCATTCTTGAAGAAGCCGACATTGCTGTCACTCCGGGTACAGACTTTGATCCAGAAGCAGGCAAGACGACCCTGCGTTTTTCATTCGCAGGGCCGACGAGCCATATGATTGAAGCCGTCAAACGGCTCAAAGCCATGAAGCTGAGCTGA
- a CDS encoding ribonuclease E/G, with translation MGKKMLIDAAHREETRVAIVSGNRVENFDFESEAKRPLRGNIYLAKVTRVEPSLQAAFIEYGGNRHGFLAFSEIHPDYYQIPVADREKLLAEEAAEEFDEDDDNYDEDDDSDADAASDESDDAYDIGAHAFEADDESGDGNDDASDDEAATPAIAAEAASTESISEDVSDDEDAIDDDGDLPETNIEEINDEDSAEEVTSSDDDDDIDSSDDDDEGDDQSDEDSEASSDDDETVTASGDDDEKKSDNRGRGRGRGRNGNRNGGRGSSRGRNGRSGDRRPSRRSRSRHYKIQEVIKRRQIMLVQVVKEERGNKGAALTTYLSLAGRYCVLMPNTARGGGISRKITNTSDRRRLKEAMNEMDVATGMGLIVRTAGANRTKVEIKRDFDYLLRLWENIRDLTLKSSAPCLIYEEGDLIKRSIRDQYSKDIDEIIVDGDKAYKEAKDFMRMLMPSHAKNVKRYKDSEPLLQRHGVQSELDALLEPTVTLKSGGYIVINPTEALVSIDVNSGKSTKEHNIEATAVSTNLEAAEEIARQLRLRDMAGLVVIDFIDMDEPRNNRAVERKLKDSLKQDRARIQVGRISSFGLLEMSRQRMRSGVLEGSTDTCPHCQGTGMIRSTESAALQVLRAVEAEALKGRAKALDVNVPMDIAVFILNQKRTTLLDIERRGRVSVYMVADASLISPDYSIKRTDDRTPDVSMDTDALSMESAFDDEEDAALDAKAEAAARSEEEADASANTENSSGEDADGDGEDKPKRRRRRRRGRKSESGSAENNAAEDGDTSEAAATEASGSEDGDGETPELDEDGKPRKRRRRGRRGGRRHRRTADADDEGNSEGTNGDVETTAKASDSDVDTNNSTSDGDEEAPVLVAYSTSASEPMVVDQSQTPAESTTSPASETDNEAEQAVADTAAASAASTKASVEVETSETPAEPTKRGWWQRRLSS, from the coding sequence ATGGGCAAGAAAATGCTGATAGACGCGGCCCACCGGGAAGAAACCCGCGTGGCCATCGTCTCGGGAAACCGTGTCGAGAACTTCGACTTTGAATCCGAGGCCAAACGTCCCTTAAGGGGCAATATCTATCTCGCTAAAGTTACACGCGTTGAACCGTCGCTGCAGGCTGCCTTCATTGAGTATGGCGGCAACAGGCACGGCTTTCTTGCGTTCAGCGAAATCCATCCTGACTACTATCAAATTCCTGTCGCGGACCGCGAAAAGTTGCTGGCTGAAGAAGCCGCAGAGGAATTTGACGAGGATGATGACAATTACGATGAAGATGACGACAGCGACGCCGACGCTGCCTCAGACGAGAGCGATGATGCCTATGACATCGGCGCTCATGCGTTTGAAGCAGATGATGAGAGCGGAGACGGCAATGACGACGCCTCTGACGATGAGGCTGCTACGCCTGCGATAGCAGCTGAGGCCGCATCGACCGAGTCCATCAGCGAAGATGTGTCCGATGATGAAGACGCCATTGACGATGATGGCGATCTGCCAGAGACCAACATCGAAGAGATCAACGACGAAGACAGCGCTGAAGAAGTTACATCCTCAGACGATGACGACGACATCGACTCAAGCGATGATGATGACGAAGGCGACGACCAGAGCGACGAAGACTCTGAAGCGTCCAGCGATGACGATGAGACAGTTACAGCCTCTGGCGATGATGACGAAAAGAAGTCTGACAATCGCGGTCGTGGACGCGGGCGTGGCCGCAACGGAAACCGGAATGGCGGTCGCGGCTCCTCGCGCGGTCGCAACGGCCGAAGCGGCGATCGTCGTCCAAGCCGCCGCAGCCGCTCGCGTCACTACAAAATTCAGGAAGTCATAAAGCGCCGCCAGATCATGCTGGTTCAGGTCGTGAAAGAAGAGCGCGGCAACAAGGGCGCTGCTCTCACAACCTATTTGTCACTCGCCGGCCGCTATTGCGTCCTGATGCCGAACACTGCGCGCGGTGGCGGCATCTCACGGAAAATTACAAACACGTCCGATCGTCGGCGCCTCAAAGAAGCAATGAATGAGATGGACGTGGCAACCGGCATGGGCCTTATCGTCCGCACCGCCGGGGCAAATCGCACAAAGGTCGAGATCAAGCGTGATTTCGACTACCTGCTGCGTCTGTGGGAGAACATTCGGGACCTGACGCTCAAGTCTTCTGCGCCCTGCCTGATTTACGAAGAAGGCGATCTGATCAAGCGGTCCATCCGCGACCAGTATTCCAAGGACATCGACGAGATCATTGTTGATGGCGACAAGGCGTACAAGGAAGCCAAGGATTTCATGCGCATGCTCATGCCGAGCCATGCGAAGAACGTGAAACGCTACAAGGATAGCGAGCCGCTGTTGCAGCGCCACGGTGTGCAAAGCGAGCTTGACGCTCTGCTTGAGCCGACCGTTACGCTTAAATCAGGTGGCTATATCGTCATCAATCCAACGGAAGCGCTTGTTTCTATTGATGTGAACTCCGGCAAATCCACCAAAGAACACAATATCGAGGCGACTGCAGTTTCCACGAACCTGGAAGCCGCTGAAGAGATTGCTCGCCAGCTCCGGCTTCGTGATATGGCCGGCCTTGTCGTCATTGACTTCATCGATATGGATGAGCCGCGCAACAATCGCGCCGTTGAACGCAAACTTAAAGACAGCCTGAAGCAGGATCGCGCCCGCATCCAGGTCGGTCGAATTTCATCATTCGGCCTTCTTGAAATGTCGCGCCAGCGCATGCGCTCCGGCGTATTGGAGGGGTCGACTGACACCTGCCCACACTGTCAGGGAACAGGCATGATCCGGTCGACGGAATCTGCTGCCCTTCAGGTATTGCGTGCGGTCGAGGCTGAAGCGCTCAAGGGTCGGGCAAAGGCACTCGATGTGAATGTCCCGATGGACATTGCGGTGTTCATTCTCAATCAGAAACGCACCACTTTGCTGGACATAGAACGTCGCGGTCGTGTCTCGGTTTACATGGTTGCGGACGCCTCCTTGATCTCTCCTGATTATTCCATCAAGCGTACTGACGACCGCACGCCAGATGTGTCCATGGACACTGATGCATTGAGCATGGAAAGCGCATTCGACGACGAGGAAGACGCAGCGCTGGATGCCAAGGCTGAAGCTGCCGCTCGCAGCGAAGAAGAAGCTGATGCATCAGCCAATACCGAGAACAGCAGTGGCGAAGATGCGGATGGGGATGGAGAAGACAAACCCAAGCGGCGGCGGCGCAGGCGTCGTGGTCGCAAGTCAGAATCTGGTTCCGCAGAAAACAACGCTGCCGAAGATGGCGACACTTCTGAGGCCGCAGCAACAGAAGCATCTGGTTCTGAAGATGGTGACGGCGAGACGCCTGAACTTGATGAAGATGGCAAGCCGCGCAAGCGCCGCCGCCGTGGTCGCCGAGGTGGCAGGCGCCATCGCAGGACAGCTGATGCGGATGATGAAGGCAATTCAGAAGGAACCAACGGTGACGTTGAGACGACAGCCAAAGCATCTGATTCTGACGTTGACACCAACAACTCCACGTCCGATGGCGATGAGGAAGCGCCAGTATTGGTAGCCTACTCGACAAGCGCGTCAGAGCCGATGGTCGTGGATCAGTCGCAGACACCAGCTGAGTCCACCACCAGTCCTGCCAGCGAGACTGACAATGAAGCAGAGCAGGCTGTTGCAGATACAGCAGCAGCGTCTGCCGCTTCAACAAAAGCATCGGTGGAAGTGGAAACGTCGGAAACACCTGCTGAACCAACCAAGCGTGGGTGGTGGCAGCGCCGGCTCTCCAGCTAG
- a CDS encoding N-acetylmuramoyl-L-alanine amidase, translated as MPISHFFSRNPAQVVKRLLSAVAIVCGLLGANLVLPANAQDVAPSVIDVRLGKSGETTRFVLELSGKVEAKAFTLADPHRLIIDLPALDWELASDFVPSGRGMVSSFRYGLFRPGNARVVIDLSGPAKISRSFVLPPDPANNKNWRIVFDLVSTPDASFRAAAGWPDAAPATPAITKPTPDVPSAKPATNARKIVVIDAGHGGVDPGALGGRGTREKNVTLAFAKTLGEALRATGRYEVHLTRDTDIFIELRERVAIARRHNADLFISVHADSIERRDVRGASVYTLSEKASDAEAARLARKENEADVIAGVNLGGDSDEVRDILIDLAQRETKNLSVRFAQTVIPKMSEVTKILRNTHRFAGFRVLKAPDVPSVLIELGFLTNSDDELSLTSSSWRKKTSQAIARGVDAYFAERLAEASQ; from the coding sequence ATGCCGATCTCACATTTCTTTTCCAGAAATCCCGCTCAGGTGGTCAAGCGCTTGCTGAGCGCCGTCGCAATCGTTTGCGGCCTGCTGGGTGCAAATCTGGTGCTCCCTGCAAATGCGCAGGATGTGGCGCCGTCCGTGATAGACGTGCGCCTAGGCAAAAGCGGCGAGACGACCCGGTTTGTACTGGAGTTGAGCGGAAAAGTGGAGGCAAAGGCTTTCACTCTGGCCGACCCTCACCGCCTCATTATTGACCTTCCCGCACTTGACTGGGAATTGGCATCGGACTTCGTCCCTTCAGGCCGTGGAATGGTCAGCTCGTTCCGCTACGGACTGTTCCGCCCCGGCAACGCTCGCGTTGTGATTGATCTCTCGGGGCCGGCAAAAATCTCGCGCTCCTTCGTGCTGCCACCAGACCCTGCCAACAATAAGAACTGGCGCATTGTGTTCGATCTTGTCAGCACACCGGATGCCTCATTCAGGGCCGCCGCAGGCTGGCCGGATGCAGCGCCCGCAACGCCAGCGATCACCAAACCGACACCAGACGTGCCAAGTGCCAAACCCGCTACCAATGCCCGAAAGATCGTGGTTATTGATGCGGGCCACGGAGGTGTCGATCCCGGCGCACTGGGCGGCCGTGGAACGCGCGAGAAAAACGTCACACTGGCTTTTGCCAAAACCTTGGGCGAAGCCTTGAGGGCTACAGGCCGGTATGAGGTTCACCTGACGCGGGACACAGATATCTTCATTGAGCTCAGAGAGAGGGTAGCGATCGCGCGCCGCCACAATGCCGACCTCTTCATTTCCGTTCATGCGGACTCGATTGAACGTCGGGATGTCCGCGGCGCCTCGGTCTATACCCTGTCAGAAAAGGCGTCTGACGCTGAAGCAGCGCGGCTGGCCCGCAAGGAAAACGAAGCTGACGTTATCGCAGGTGTGAATCTCGGAGGGGATAGCGACGAGGTGCGAGACATCCTTATTGACCTTGCGCAGCGCGAAACCAAGAACCTGTCAGTTCGATTTGCGCAGACCGTCATCCCTAAAATGTCTGAAGTCACCAAAATCTTGCGCAACACCCACAGATTTGCCGGTTTCAGGGTGTTGAAAGCGCCGGATGTGCCATCTGTCCTCATTGAATTGGGCTTCTTGACCAATTCGGATGACGAACTGAGCCTAACATCTTCAAGCTGGCGAAAGAAGACATCGCAGGCAATTGCGCGGGGGGTAGATGCCTACTTTGCCGAGCGTTTGGCGGAGGCCAGCCAATAG